GATTAAAAAAAGTCCAGCCAATAGAGTCATCCTCAGTTTGATATCTGAATGGTTCAATGGAAAGAGAATTTTCAATTAGAAATGGCAATCTTAGTTATACTAGTTGTTATCCTGATCCCATGCTTTGGAAGTGAATATTAACAGGTTGGTCAGTAAAGGCTGCAAATTAATTGCTTGCGGTTCAACGGCTTCCACCCTAAAGGTTTCAAACGATGATCTTGCAAAAATAGTTGATACTTCTGATGAATGGATATCTATTCGAACTGGGATTCGTAACCACCGGGTTCTTTTAGGTCAATTCTTAGTTGCAATACATTGACGGCATGGAAGATATATTTTTGAGGTGTTTATGGTGAAGTTCTCAAATCTGTACGTCAGACCATGCTCAGCTGGTTATAATGACAAGCTTAGTTCtcagagtttttatttttatattgatacAAAACATCGTAACTCGAAACTGGCTGTTAAAGTCGTGCTTTGGACGGACTCAATCTTGGCACTCTCTATTGATTATCTCCATTGTTCTTTTTATGAACTAATTGTAATGAAAATGGATATATAATTCCATTTAATTATCTATTgtcattgctttttttttttttgttaattcaaTCTTGCCATTTCCTCAAACGTGGAACCAGACTAGATATAGGTACAAATGTTGCCATTGATGGCAGGACGCatgaatggttttttttttttaaccggaCCAGTATGTTCGTTCGCAAACTTTTTCATTGATGGAATTCAATTTCATTCTGTCTGGAAATTGCTTCTCCCATCCTTCTACTTATTGTATACATGAAATAAACACCATTTCATTACTAActcccataaaagaaaaaatatctgACGCAAAAACCATAACATCTAGCTGGCATTGCACGATCAAAATGTTGGCACTTCCAATTAGAAAagctataaattttttttattgaaactgatcttgatgatattattttcttttaacaaaTAAACTGGACCCACATATCCCATCATAAAGcgttgcaaaaataaaaaaatggatttaTCACAAGTCATCTTGAGTAAATATATACCAGGTTAAATTGTTCGTGGCCAAAACCTCATATTTGATGGCATATAGATACCTATAGGCCTAGCACCTCACAATtgtaacaacaaaacaaatcccattttaactaaaaataaactaatatcaTTTAGACATCAACTGTCCATGCACAGAAAACTAAGCAGTTCAACAAAACTACTAGTAGTCCACCCGAATGACGTACCAATCAGTTTATACATATAACATGCAGTACGGAAACAACATCAAGTTCCATAACTCCTTACTGTTCTTCACTCACAAATGCAATATTGTTTCTGACATCTAATAGGAAGCCAACCATAATGCTTAGCTATGCAAAAGACAGCTTTTGAGTCCTGAAGTTGAATGGAAGGATGGTGACAATTTGCCACCCATTTCCCGGCATGACACCTCTGTTTAGCAATCACCCATCAGCTTTCATGTGATCTATATTTCTCTGCATCCACTTCGCATAGGCATAGTTAAATAAACCATAATATTTGTAATGGGAATGAAAGTGGTGGcagaaaaaaaacatattataacACATGCAGATTCATGAAGTAAAGTTGCTAAATAAACTATCCAACAGACTAGTAGTACCATGCATATCTTAAAAACCCACTCTTACCATCCCCTGTACATCTGACTGAATTAGATGTGCACCTAAGAATTTATAAGTTCATAGGTGCACATCTAAGATCTTATAAGTTCTTAGATGCATAAGTGCATTAATATTTATAAGTTTCCTTACATGCATAGTGAATTAATATCATTACTACACAActcattaatattaaaatacatgtaGATTTGAAATTAGTTCCACCTAAAGCACTACTTAgaagtgttgcccagatgactaatacaagaggggggtgaattgagttgtattaaaaaaataacaattataaatcaaatatataatataaaatataaacaaaatatgaaataacaataaatataaagggtaagtgtaagagagaagcaaactcagtatattaacgaggttcggccccactgcctacgtcctcgcctcaagctacctcttgaggattcccaaattcactattcaacctccttcaggtggagatagaaacctattacacctttgaacaataccgctacaaaggatccgtgtagaacaccctctacacttgcaatcaccttacacgtggtgattcaactattccccgtgtagaatactttctacacgcacaagggttatacacaccctttttctgatacaagagctgatagtgggtaggttatcagaaaacacttttcaatgagtgaaataagaacaatacagcgcaaactatatctttcaaaatgaacaaggattaaggcttaatgcttagagaagagagaatgaaagttttgaatgaatgttgtatgctcttggtgttgtgaatgtgaagctctcaaatgatctatttataggcatatgagacttcatattcaaattaaaaaagattcacatgtcaaaaacaacatcattcactttttcaaaaaattcaaataaaaggtttttttttttcaattgtcaaagacaacatcattcactttttcaaaaaaaatcaaacctaatattttacttttggcatatgacaaaaggagcacactttcattttcaaaaaattcaaacctaatcttttactttttgcatatgacaaaaggagcacactttccttttcaaaaaattcaaacctaatcttttactttttgtatatgacaaaaggagcacactttacttttcaaaatttttaaacaaaatcatctaccttttgtataagtctaaaaaagcatcaatcacttttgaaaatattcaaataaaacatgcacatgtgaaagatgacaatcaatcatctttaatattttcaaagttcaaccctttaatcaaggcatgcacatgtaaaagatgacaatcaatcatctttcaaaattttcaaatttaattttcaaaaatattcatgcacatgtggaaaatgtattttaatgctttatgataaaatattaattttgagcattaatcctaattttgaattttaagagatttacaacattactctatgactttaatgtgaacttgtttccttcttgctcatgcttagttctttgatgtgcttgactccattgtgtggacaacttgagcttgaaactcctttattctttgaattcatttgttatcatcaaaatccatgtgtagatttataatcacatggaacttgaaaccttgggttcaacaagaaGTTAAAAAACCACTAGAgtttgctataaaaaaaaaatattggactTAATATAATTAAACCAGCAGTATCTTCAAACTGCATAGGCACAAAGTATACAATGAGTTACAAGAATGGGGGAACACATTACAAATGCAACTTAATGTGAGTTTTTATTTAGCAAAACTAAAAATGAAACAGAATTAAGCAAAACCAGCAATCCCTGAATAAATTTTGAAGTTGTGTTTTATGTTTGTGAATTAGATATTAGTAAATTGGTATTGAAAGGAACACGGGTGGTAGCCAAATTTGAAGCTTCAATTTTAATTGGGAGTTAGTATCTGGTGTTAAATGACCTTCTAGTGTTGAGTGATTGGAGCagataactatttttttcatgttgCTCTAGTGGTCCATATGCAGCTGAACAGTAAGTGGCACTTGTTAACCACTTCCTTCTCCAGTCCCAAGGACTGCTGCACCATTTGAATAGTTTCACATGTTTATATAACCATTGCTGAATGTTTTGTTAAGTACGAGTGGATTATAATGTCTTGTTCCCATTTTTGTAGAGGCTTTTGTTTAGAAAAGGGATACTATGGGAGCACTTGTCACTTAAGTatgtgaagaagtggtggatTCTGAGTGTGGGAGTATTCCAAATTCATGCTATGCCAACTTTGAAAATGGTGCTTGTTTTAGTAGGTGGATATATCGCTGTATTGGTAGTTTCACAATAAACTCGTGTTGGTTCAGCTTTTATTCCCTTTTTTAAAAGGACATCTTCTACCAGGTGATGACATCTTGTCATCTTTAATGAACCGTGTAGACATCCTAAAGGAAATAGAGGACTTGAGGCAGCTTTATACACATTGCGGAAGGAATGGTGTCCTACTGCTTCAAGGCAATCTTGGGATTAAACATTTAGCCAGTTAAAAGTATCTTAAGTTATTATCCTCAAGATTGAAACTGGTATAGGATTAATTTGCCAATCTTCATTAGTGTCAATGGAAACTTCACATATCAATAATCTTTCACATAGCTTATGAACAACTTATTTGTCATGTACGAAGTATCACATAAGAACTAGACAGCTTTCATCAAAGGCAACTTTCCTGTAGCTAATGTACACAAAAATGGATGTGCCTTTGTGATAGGTACAGAGATTATAGCAGCAGTTACAAGAAGAGATGGAACAACATGCTATCCTGGAAAAAGCTATTGAGAAGAATGCTTTGAAATTCTCAAGTTTGTCATCTCTCCCTCATCAGGTTTGTTAGCTGTTATGTTTCTTTTGGATTCAGTAACATATGCTTTGGGATGGAAGTGATCCCATTAACAAATTTGAAGAAACTAtcctgaaatttaaaatttttgaagcaGATTTCACATGTCTAGTATTTTTTGGTTCAGGCTAAAAATGTATTATCATCTACCCTGTGGTGGCGAGATTTTAATGGAGAATGTGAACGAATAAATTATTATGGTCATCAACCAAGAACACATCTACCAATATTGAAAGTGGCGAGATATGCATCACCCATATGTACATTCCATTATTTTCCATAACCAAATTCCATCACCCTGAACCAAACCCTAGTTAATTTACAGCTAATATACCTAAACCCTAGAGATAAAAATAGAGGAGGAAAAACACAGAAGTCTAGAAATGTATTCCTAAACCCTAGCATCACAGAGAAACAAGGAGTAAGAAGGGGTCAGTTTGAAGAAGATTACCTCTCCCGTAGATTTCTGGACGCGGTGGTTTCGTAGTGTTTGGACTCACAACGTCGGCATGAAGAGGATGAAGGGAGGGGGAAATTGAGAAGAAGAAGGGGTCACGACGGGATTGAGGGTTTCGacgtgaagaagaaaaaaaacattcacAGGGTTCGGGGGGAGAGGAGCTCGCGCTCTGTTGTCCCGAAATCAAATGAGTTAATTCTGATGGAGGGAACGAGCAGCTGGGGAGAATTTTGTCATTTACCTAGTCACATATGGTGTGTTTTTGGGTGTTTCAAAACAGTGGCTGATGCTAATATTTATTCTacctaaaaattgaaaaaaatggaataaatGTGTCATCTTTAATACGTGGCAAAGGGTTATTGGAGAACATACAGGGCGCGACCTGATTGGTCAAGACCCCATTTTGTGGTGTCAACTTGGAGCGCACTCCAACTTCAGCTAAAAATAgttctaaaaattaaatcaaattatatatattaaagtcaACAAATCAACATCCTGACCACCCACCCACGTATGATCAATCACCGGCGGCTTCACGcgttctctatctctctctcccaaaGCGAACAGACCTAACGAAAATTTGCTATTTTTCGCTTCCTTGGTAAGgattctccatctctctctagCTGACTGCCCAGATCTCGAGAGTTTGATTGTATAAAATTCTGGGTTGGTTCTGGTTGATTTCGATGTTTTTAATTCTGTAGCGTTTGAATTGCTTTCTGGGTTTCTTCCCCagattgttttcattttcattttccctTTTTAGTTCTGTATAAATTTAGAAATCAAATATGGGGTTTATTTGGTCGTCTAGTTTGACAATTAGATCATCTTATATGCTAATTGTTATAGACATGGCCGAATTCTTCTTGTGAATTGTATGTTTCGAGTCAAGGAATTGTACATTTGTTTCATAGCGTCAGGCTTTCTAGAATTCTGTTATAgttagaaaaagaacaaaacagaaaaacaatGTCGTCCGCCGGTGTCACTGTTCTTAGTATGGTTCGTGATGAGCCCGTAGTTTTCCCAAATAATTTACATTCTCCACTGGATGTGTGCTGCTCGAAAGAATCGATTTTGATATACCTCTCCATTCTGGGGTCAATGATTCCTATGCGTGTTTTGGAATCGGATTCCATTGAGTCCATGAAACTCAGGATTCAAACTTGTAAAGGCTTTGTTGTAAAGAAGCAGAAGCTGGTTTGTGGAGGCCGAGAACTGGCCCGGAGCAATTCTCTGCTCCGGGACTATGGGGTTGCAAATGGAAATGTTCTGCATCTGGTTCTTAGACTTTCGGATCTGCAGGAGATTAAAGTTAGGACTAGGGGTGGAAAAGAGTTCTCATTCCATGTTAAACGAGATAGAGATATTGGGTATGTGAAAAAAAGGATCGCAAAGAAGGGAAAGGACTATGTTGAtcttgaggaggaagaggttgTGTGTAATGGAGAACGGCTTGAGGATCGGAGGCTAATCGATGATATCTGTAAACATAATGATGCGGTGATACATTTGTTTGTACAGAAATCTGCAAAAGTTCGGGCTAGACCGATCAAGAATGAGCTTGAGTTGTCTATTGTGGCACCGGCGTTAAATAATGAGAGGGTCAATGACATTGATGGAGGAAATTGTGGGGGACAGTATGATGATGGAGGAAATAATTATGGGAGAGAGTATGAAGCTAATGGGTATGTTGTACCGAGAAAACCGCCAGATAGGGATTTCTCACTGGAGCCACTTATTGTTAATCACAAGATTCAATTGCCCTCGGTGATATGGGATATGGTTAACTctacatgtgatggattggatgCAGGTCATTATCCAATGAGGTCTATGGAGGGTACAGGGGGAGTTTATTTTATGCTGGATTCATTGGGTCAGAATTATGTGTCCGTTTTTAAGCCCATTGATGAGGAGCCAATGGCTGTGAACAACCCTCAAGGGCTGCCAGTGTCACTGGATGGTGAGGGGTTAAAAAAGGGTACAAGAGTTGGAGGAGGAGCTTTCAGGGAAGTTGCAGCTTATATTTTGGATCATCCAAAGGGTGAGCGCCGCTCGATGTTAGGTCGTGAGAAGGGCTTTGCTGGGGTTCCCCCTACTTTTATGGTTCAGTGCTTCCACAGAGGATTCAACCATCCAGGGGATTTGACCAGCAAGATTGGATCTTTGCAGATGTTCATGGAGAATAGTGGAAGTTGTGAGGATATGGGCCCTGGGGCTTTCCCAGTCAAGGAAGTGCATAAAATCTCTGTTTTGGATATAAGATTGGCAAATGCGGATAGGCATTCTGGGAATATTTTGCTGAGCAAAGAGGGAGAAGATGGCCAGACCATGCTGATTCCAATTGATCACGGATACTGCTTGCCTGAAACTGTAAGGCTGCTTAACTTTGTTTGTGATTTTCTCTCTGCAACTTCTTCCATCTGATCTTATGGCACTTTTATTTGCTTTATCCTCCAGTGATATTGTAGCTTGAGTGATCTGCTGTattgtttttctctctctcttttttttttttttcactttatgAGGGGCAGTAATTATGTTGAGATAGTAGATCCCattattattgatgatatgcCATACATTTGCTTCAAATCTCAACCAGGACACCTAGATGGAGTTTGATAGGACTTGCTAGGTTTGGCTGAATGGAATGGGGTCAGGAATGCGCTTCTGCAATTGTTAGGATTTACTCACCTGGTCTAGtttcacatccatttgaaaattgTACAATTTGTTTCCATCCCAATATTTGATCTTGAAGATCCCACAGTACTTTATAGTGAGTCTCCTGAATCTATGGCCTGACGTTGGATTCCCAATCTCATAGAAGCATTTGGATTTTGTGACAGTACTTCTGATTTTGATTAGTTATCAATATTATCTTGAAAATACTGCTGTAAactctattctctctctcctttaatttaatttttgtaaatgaTTGTCAAGTGGCCACATGATTTATAACGAAACCTCTTCCTTTATtatgtatacacacacacacacacacacacacacaaatatatatatattctgtctGGAAGTTCTGCAAAATTTCTTTCTGGCACTGACATCTTAACTAGATTTGCGAAGAACATTTTTTGGCAATCATTGTCCTAAAACATTTCAGTTAGATGATAGCTGCCAAACCTCAGTTTTTTTCTTCTGTATTCTGATAGTACATAAAATCCATACTATTCAATATACATTTTTAGTTAGTTCAATCCTATTCACTTTACATTTTGCTGTTCCTGCAGTTTGAAGATTGCACATTTGAATGGCTTTATTGGCCACAAGCTCGCCAACCTTACTCCACAGAGACCATCGACTACATAAAATCGTTGGATGCTGAAGAAGATATTGCCCTTCTTAAGTTCCATGGATGGGACTTGCCACTTGAATGTGCTCGCACGCTCCGCATCTCAACCTTGCTTCTGAAAAAGGCAGTAGAAAGAGGGCTCACCCCGTTTGACATTGGTAATATAATGTGCAGAAAAACCTTGAAGAAGGAATCCATCATTGAGGAGATTGTACGAGAAGCACAAGATTCGGTGCTTCCTGGCACTAGTGAAGCAACATTCCTTGATACCGTGTCCCAAATCATGGACTGCCACCTTGACAAAATTGCTTGATTGCCTTTATCATGAGGATGCTggtttcctcttttcttttatttggagaaTATAGGTATATGTAAGTATCACAAGGTGATTAGGATGTTCTTTTGTCCATACACAATGTGAAGGACTAATAGTTTCTTTGTTATTTTCCCTTTCTTCCATATCAGTCACTCGTTTCTTGTGATTGTACTTAAAGTTGGATTCCTGACTCATTTGTTCATTTGATTGCTAAACCCTTTGCAGTGACATCTGCAGGTTTTAtgtattatcattatttttgttatctttAACATGTGCTTCATGTTGTGTGATTCCACGCCGGCAACGATTGTAGGAGCGCGTAAGCGCTGTTCTGTAGTCCATCAGAAAATGAGAGGCTTTcctttcaaaattttgtaacaGTCATAGGTGtcatatttgaaattttgatgcATCAGtttgatctttgaaatttcCAATTTCAGCATTAGTCCTTGCACATTGGATTTGTGTGGAATTATCAAACCTTCTGTTGAGTTTTTCTATAAAATCAAAACAGATCCCAGTCACTAATGAGATGAACTTATCATTCTTTGGCTATCTACAAACATGATAACGACCCATTTTATTTGGTGGTATTTTGCTCAAAGGGTTGAAGGAAGATAATACATTTAAGTAGTGCAAGGGCAATCATCACTCGACGCTTCCTGCTATCATCAACTTCCTTTCAATTAGCGGAGCCCAGAATTGTAGCCAATTGAGTGAAGGTTTCAAAACTAATTTCTTGTCACCTTGACATGGAGAAAAATCACGTATTGACTACGAGATGTATTTAACACATTCAACATAAATTGAAAGGTAGGTGGCCCAAAGGCGCTGAAGAATATTCTTAGGGTGGTCCAAGGCGTCTGGCGGGAGGAAGGTAGGTGGTTGAAAGAGGTTCTAGCGGAGGAGGGGAAGTGGAAGGTGCTGTTACGAGCAAGGATGGATGATCTGGAAGAAAGATGGAAGAGTCTCAGGTTGCTGGAGGGGGAAACTTCTGAATAGTCATTGATGAGGATGATTCTAAAGAACTGAAGAATAAAGCATCGAGAAGTCTGATGGGTAAAGTGTGCTCGATGAGACCCATAAGCAAAGAGGTTCTGGGCTCTACGATGGCCAGGATATGGAGGATAAACAAGGCAGCCCAGTTTATAGAGGTAAGCCGAAATGTTTTTGTTATAGTCTTTGAGAATCAAGTGGACATGCAGAAGGTATGGAATGGGCGACCCTGGCTCTTTGATAACCAATTGTTTGTGTTAAAAGAATTTGAGGGATATACACCTTTGCATTGTGTCAATTTTGACTATGAGTGTTTATGGGTAAGGATGCACAATCTGCCTTTATCTTGTATGACAAAAGAACGAGGTATATAGGTTGGAGGTACGGTGGGAAGGGTAGAGGAAGTAGACGTACAGGAGGATGGGAGTGGATGGGGTAGCTTTTTGAGAGTTCGGATTTATTTGGATTTGACACAACCCGTAGCATGAGGAAGAACAATAAATGTGAAGGGAGAGAGTATATGGATTCCTTTTAGTTACGAGAAGATGCCTCGTATATGTTTCTCATGTGGGTGTGTTGTCCATGGAGTGAAGGGCTGCTCTAGTATATTGGGAGAGTCAGACGGGAAGGAAGATCAATATGGAATATGGATGAGGGCTACTCAGGGTATAAGATCCAAGACTTACAGTAGCTTTCCTAAAAGGGAAGAGGAGACAAACAGTTGGAGGAAGATGGGGGTTAGCCTCACACAAGATGGGGGAAGTAGAAAGGCAAATGAAGTGGAGGATGCAAGGGGGAGTAAGGTGAGTGAGGGTCCAAAACTTAGGGGTGGGGAAGGAAGTAAAGGGGAGGGTTCAGTAGATGAAATGTTCATAAATGGAAGAGGAGGAGATAATATTCTACGAGAGAATTGTGTGGAAGTGAGTGGGTGTGAGGGGTATGGGAATTCTATAGAAAGGAAATGAGAGGGGATTTGTTTGAAGTGGAGTTAAGAGAAGAGGTAGGTTTGCGCATAATTGATAAGGGCTTTGGTAATACAGTTAGAAAGGTTGGTTCTAATGTTGTTCCAGAACTGAGGGTGAGCAATGAGGAAGCTGTGCAGGTTGTAAAAAAAGGAGCCTGGAAGAGAAGAGCTAGGAAAACAGAATTAAAGGAGGGGTCAGTCAACTCTCTTGTGGCTAAGAAGAGGAGTGGAGGGGATGATGATGGTGAATGTGGGGTTGGTAAGGTTGGGAAGAGAGGGAAATGGAGCAGTGGGATAGAGGGAGAAAAAGTTGTAGATGTAGTGGCGGAGGCTGAGTTTCAGCCAGCCAAACACCATGAAAATCTTaattggaactgccgagggttagggaaccctcggacagttcaagatCTTTGCAACATGGCAAAGAAGAATAAACCCAATTTGGTTTTCATTATGGAAACTAAGCTTAGAAGTAGAAGATACAAAGGTTTGAAGAGGATGCTGCATTGTGAGGGCTGTTTTATTGTGGATTTAGTTGGGAAAGGAGGTGGAATGATTCTGTTATGGGATGCTAATGTGGGAATTGAGGTTGTGAATTTCTCTCAAAGGCACATTAATGCTTGGGTTAAAGATGGAGAAGTGGAAAAGAAATGGTTGCTTACTTGCTTCCATGGGCATCCTGAAACTGCTAAGAGGAAGGCCACTTGGGACTTGATGAAATCCTTTAAGCCTTAGGAGTATGATGGGTGGTGCATAgtgggagattttaatgaaatcctaGTTAATGACGAGAAGATTGGGGGCAGAGCAAGACCTGAAGGGCAAATGGAATTATTCAGGGAAGTTTTTCAAGAAGGGAATCTTTATGACTTAGGGTGGCAGGGTGACAAGTATACATGGGGCAATTTGGATGGAGATGAAA
This genomic interval from Carya illinoinensis cultivar Pawnee chromosome 2, C.illinoinensisPawnee_v1, whole genome shotgun sequence contains the following:
- the LOC122299850 gene encoding phosphatidylinositol 4-kinase gamma 4-like, with protein sequence MSSAGVTVLSMVRDEPVVFPNNLHSPLDVCCSKESILIYLSILGSMIPMRVLESDSIESMKLRIQTCKGFVVKKQKLVCGGRELARSNSLLRDYGVANGNVLHLVLRLSDLQEIKVRTRGGKEFSFHVKRDRDIGYVKKRIAKKGKDYVDLEEEEVVCNGERLEDRRLIDDICKHNDAVIHLFVQKSAKVRARPIKNELELSIVAPALNNERVNDIDGGNCGGQYDDGGNNYGREYEANGYVVPRKPPDRDFSLEPLIVNHKIQLPSVIWDMVNSTCDGLDAGHYPMRSMEGTGGVYFMLDSLGQNYVSVFKPIDEEPMAVNNPQGLPVSLDGEGLKKGTRVGGGAFREVAAYILDHPKGERRSMLGREKGFAGVPPTFMVQCFHRGFNHPGDLTSKIGSLQMFMENSGSCEDMGPGAFPVKEVHKISVLDIRLANADRHSGNILLSKEGEDGQTMLIPIDHGYCLPETFEDCTFEWLYWPQARQPYSTETIDYIKSLDAEEDIALLKFHGWDLPLECARTLRISTLLLKKAVERGLTPFDIGNIMCRKTLKKESIIEEIVREAQDSVLPGTSEATFLDTVSQIMDCHLDKIA
- the LOC122301670 gene encoding uncharacterized protein LOC122301670: MGKVCSMRPISKEVLGSTMARIWRINKAAQFIEVSRNVFVIVFENQVDMQKVWNGRPWLFDNQLFVLKEFEGYTPLHCVNFDYECLWVRMHNLPLSCMTKERGRTINVKGESIWIPFSYEKMPRICFSCGCVVHGVKGCSSILGESDGKEDQYGIWMRATQGIRSKTYSSFPKREEETNSWRKMGVSLTQDGGSRKANEVEDARGSKVSEGPKLRGGEGSKGEGSVDEMFINGRGGDNILRENCVEVSGCEGYGNSIERK